One window from the genome of Rhinoderma darwinii isolate aRhiDar2 unplaced genomic scaffold, aRhiDar2.hap1 Scaffold_957, whole genome shotgun sequence encodes:
- the LOC142733483 gene encoding methylmalonyl-CoA mutase, mitochondrial-like has translation MLRVRVQHLLRGKICGNQHLSPTKLPVPLRLSSAPLPSARSHQTLHPEWAALAKKQLKGKDPESLRWHTPEGIVIKPLYTKRDTTELPEELPGVNPFTRGPYPTMYTHRPWTIRQYAGFSTVEESNKFYRDNIRAGQQGLSVAFDLATHRGYDSDNPRVHGDVGMAGVAIDTVEDTKMLFDGIPLEKMSVSMTMNGAVIPILAMFVVTGQEQGCPQEKLTGTIQNDILKEFMVRNTYIFPPEPSMRIIADIFQYTSQ, from the exons ATGCTGCGGGTGAGAGTGCAGCATCTGCTGCGGGGGAAGATCTGCGGAAACCAGCATCTCAGTCCCACCAAGCTGCCAGTCCCCCTGCGGCTCAGCAGCGCCCCCCTCCCCTCCGCACGGAGCCATCAAACCTTACACCCAGAATGGGCAGCTCTGGCCAAGAAACAGCTGAAAGGAAAAGATCCGGAGAGTCTAAGATGGCACACGCCAGAGGGTATAGTGATAAAGCCTCTCTACACCAAGAGGGACACGACAGAGCTGCCCGAGGAACTGCCAGGGGTCAATCCATTCACCCGAGGCCCATACCCCACCATGTACACACACAGACCCTGGACTATCCGACAGTACGCTGGATTCAGCACCGTGGAGGAAAGCAACAAGTTCTATAGGGACAACATAAGGG CCGGTCAGCAGGGGTTATCTGTGGCTTTTGACCTGGCCACCCACCGAGGTTACGACTCTGACAACCCTCGTGTTCACGGAGATGTGGGCATGGCTGGAGTGGCCATCGACACCGTAGAAGACACGAAGATGCTTTTCGATGGAATTCCACTGGAGAAGATGTCGGTGTCCATGACCATGAATGGTGCCGTCATCCCTATCCTGGCCATGTTCGTTGTCACTGGGCAGGAGCAGGGGTGTCCTCAGGAGAAGCTGACTGGGACTATACAGAACGACATCTTGAAGGAGTTCATGGTTAGGAACACCTATATATTTCCCCCAGAGCCGTCCATGAGAATCATTGCTGATATTTTCCAGTACACATCACAG